In Streptomyces sp. NBC_00704, a genomic segment contains:
- a CDS encoding gluconokinase: MSHHTAPLVVIMGVSASGKTTVGQLLAQRLGVPYAEADDFHPPANVTKMRAGHPLDDEDRRPWLDEIARWLVDHEDSGGVVSCSALKRRYRDRLASAAAHVFFLHLDGSRELIAARITARKGHFMPPGLLDSQFADLEPLGDDEAGAAIPVDGTPQETAALAHAAVTPS; encoded by the coding sequence ATGTCGCACCACACCGCTCCGCTGGTCGTGATCATGGGCGTGTCGGCCTCGGGAAAGACCACGGTGGGCCAGTTGCTGGCGCAGCGCCTCGGTGTTCCGTACGCCGAGGCGGACGACTTCCACCCCCCAGCCAATGTGACGAAGATGCGAGCCGGCCACCCGCTGGATGACGAAGACCGCCGCCCCTGGCTGGACGAGATCGCACGATGGCTGGTTGATCATGAGGACAGCGGAGGGGTGGTGTCCTGCTCGGCGCTGAAGAGGCGTTACCGTGACCGGCTGGCTTCCGCCGCGGCGCACGTCTTCTTCTTGCACCTCGATGGCTCGCGTGAGCTGATTGCCGCACGGATCACTGCGCGAAAGGGCCACTTCATGCCGCCCGGCCTGCTCGATTCGCAATTTGCCGACCTAGAACCGCTGGGCGACGACGAAGCGGGCGCGGCCATCCCGGTCGACGGTACGCCGCAGGAGACCGCTGCCCTCGCTCATGCCGCCGTCACCCCCTCCTGA
- a CDS encoding glucose 1-dehydrogenase yields the protein MRALTVRPGSRGPVEVRDVPEAVPATGELLVQGLAVGVCGTDREIARGEYGWAPPGREWLVLGHESLGRVRQAPPGSGFSSGDLVAGVVRRPDPEPCGACARGEFDMCRNGRYTERGIKEIDGYGAQVWCVEADYVVRLEPHLEHVGVLMEPTTVVAKAWEQVGRVGARSWFEPRRVLVTGAGPIGLLAALLGKQRGLEVHVLDRATEGPKPALVRDLGATYHAEGIEQVISAVCPDVVIEATGASELVFASLTGTAPYGVVCLTGVSPAGRRVSVDAGAINREIVLENDAVVGSVNANLRHYRQAADALAKADLSWLERLITRRVPLERAAEAFTPQPDDVKVVIEL from the coding sequence ATGCGTGCATTGACGGTGCGGCCCGGCTCAAGGGGGCCCGTTGAGGTACGGGATGTGCCGGAGGCCGTCCCGGCAACCGGTGAACTGTTGGTGCAGGGCTTGGCGGTGGGGGTGTGCGGAACGGACAGGGAGATCGCCCGAGGTGAGTACGGCTGGGCCCCTCCGGGCCGTGAGTGGCTGGTCCTCGGGCATGAGTCTCTCGGGCGAGTGCGCCAGGCGCCTCCTGGCAGCGGTTTCTCGTCCGGTGACCTTGTCGCCGGGGTGGTGCGCCGGCCGGACCCCGAGCCCTGTGGGGCCTGCGCCCGGGGGGAGTTCGACATGTGCCGCAACGGCCGCTACACCGAACGCGGTATCAAGGAGATCGACGGCTATGGCGCGCAGGTGTGGTGCGTGGAAGCCGACTACGTGGTGAGGCTGGAGCCGCATCTGGAGCACGTTGGTGTGCTCATGGAACCGACCACCGTGGTGGCGAAGGCGTGGGAACAGGTGGGGCGGGTCGGTGCCCGTTCGTGGTTCGAGCCGCGCCGCGTCCTGGTGACCGGTGCGGGGCCCATCGGCCTGCTCGCCGCCCTCTTGGGCAAACAGCGCGGCCTGGAGGTGCACGTGCTCGACCGGGCGACCGAAGGGCCCAAGCCCGCTCTGGTTCGGGACTTGGGCGCCACCTACCACGCTGAGGGGATTGAGCAGGTCATCTCCGCCGTGTGTCCGGATGTCGTCATCGAAGCCACGGGCGCGAGCGAGCTCGTCTTCGCCTCGTTGACGGGCACCGCGCCCTACGGGGTGGTGTGCCTGACCGGTGTGTCGCCCGCAGGCCGCAGGGTGAGCGTGGACGCGGGCGCCATCAACAGGGAGATCGTGCTGGAGAACGACGCGGTGGTGGGATCGGTCAACGCCAACCTGCGCCACTACCGCCAGGCTGCCGACGCGCTGGCCAAAGCCGACCTGTCATGGCTTGAGCGACTGATCACCCGGCGTGTGCCGCTGGAGCGCGCGGCAGAGGCATTCACTCCGCAACCGGACGACGTCAAGGTGGTCATCGAGTTGTAG
- a CDS encoding RibD family protein, whose translation MRPLELLYEKAGQPHFGLPPALATAYGGNLGFTTPCVYANFVTSLDGVVALGPAYPSSGSAISGREPADRFVMGLLRACADAVLIGAGTLRATPRHLWTPDHVCPQAAPDFVDLRRSLKRATQPQLVMVTASGDVPTEHPALQSGALVATTTDGARRLEGHLPPTCVILTAVEGSALRMADVLSALHARGHTAVLTEGGPQLIGHLLGEGLLDELFLTTSPVLAGRDGTYRPGVISGLELLPDQPVWTDLISVRRQNSYLYLRYRLRTPSGRGAIPNAEPPADDAEPPAQEGGARDASL comes from the coding sequence GTGAGGCCCCTGGAGTTGCTGTATGAGAAGGCCGGGCAGCCCCATTTCGGTCTGCCCCCTGCGCTCGCCACCGCCTACGGCGGCAACCTGGGCTTCACCACGCCCTGCGTGTACGCAAACTTCGTCACCTCACTTGACGGAGTGGTCGCCCTCGGCCCCGCATACCCCTCTTCCGGATCGGCGATCAGCGGGCGTGAACCCGCGGACCGCTTCGTCATGGGCCTGCTGCGCGCATGCGCCGACGCGGTGCTCATCGGCGCCGGTACACTCCGAGCCACACCCCGCCACCTCTGGACCCCCGATCACGTCTGTCCGCAAGCCGCGCCCGACTTCGTCGACTTACGACGCAGCCTGAAACGTGCCACGCAGCCGCAACTGGTTATGGTCACAGCGAGCGGCGACGTGCCCACCGAGCACCCAGCGCTGCAGTCCGGCGCGCTCGTGGCCACCACCACGGACGGCGCCCGCCGGCTCGAGGGACACCTGCCGCCAACCTGCGTGATACTCACCGCGGTCGAAGGATCCGCCCTCCGTATGGCCGACGTCCTCTCGGCTCTCCACGCCCGGGGCCACACTGCGGTCCTCACCGAGGGCGGGCCGCAGCTCATCGGTCACCTGCTCGGCGAGGGCCTGCTGGACGAGCTGTTCCTCACTACGTCCCCAGTGCTCGCCGGCCGGGACGGCACATACCGGCCCGGGGTGATCTCCGGACTCGAACTGCTGCCGGACCAACCGGTGTGGACGGACCTGATCAGCGTCCGTCGACAGAACTCATACCTCTACCTGCGCTACCGGCTTCGTACCCCAAGCGGCCGAGGAGCGATCCCGAACGCCGAGCCGCCGGCGGACGATGCGGAACCTCCCGCTCAGGAAGGCGGTGCAAGGGACGCGTCCCTCTGA
- the folE gene encoding GTP cyclohydrolase I, whose protein sequence is MNDQSMQMNGPPPVVGLVGESLVPVTDEVEWAAVSPRHIAPEEWQRFEGYVKEIFEALGLAVGSAATADTPRRFLRALFDATSGYEGDEKLVTAFETECHGGSDCRISQIVEGPIPFFALCEHHALPFFGKAYVGYIAHEHILGLSKLTRLVRLFARRFSVQERIGRQLAESLQQILLPHGVAVHLEAVHLCTQMRGVREIESSTRTTHWRGTYDEDPQLRGEFFTLCGQRGLAGHG, encoded by the coding sequence ATGAACGATCAATCCATGCAGATGAATGGCCCCCCGCCGGTCGTCGGGCTGGTTGGTGAGAGCCTGGTACCCGTCACGGACGAGGTGGAGTGGGCGGCTGTGTCGCCGCGGCACATCGCCCCCGAGGAGTGGCAGCGGTTCGAGGGCTACGTCAAGGAGATCTTCGAGGCGCTCGGCCTGGCTGTGGGATCAGCGGCCACCGCGGACACGCCCCGCCGCTTCCTGCGCGCCCTCTTCGACGCCACCAGCGGGTACGAAGGCGATGAGAAGCTGGTCACCGCCTTCGAGACCGAATGCCACGGCGGTTCGGACTGCCGAATCAGTCAAATCGTCGAAGGGCCGATTCCGTTCTTCGCTCTCTGTGAGCACCACGCTCTGCCGTTCTTCGGCAAGGCGTACGTCGGGTACATCGCCCATGAGCACATCCTCGGCCTGTCCAAGCTGACCAGGCTGGTGCGTTTGTTCGCCCGCCGTTTCTCGGTGCAGGAGCGCATCGGCCGCCAGCTCGCCGAATCCTTGCAGCAGATCCTGCTGCCGCACGGCGTCGCGGTCCACCTGGAAGCGGTGCATCTGTGCACGCAGATGCGCGGTGTGCGGGAGATCGAGTCCAGCACTCGTACCACCCACTGGCGGGGCACCTACGACGAAGATCCTCAACTGCGCGGCGAATTCTTCACGCTGTGCGGCCAGCGCGGCCTGGCCGGACATGGCTGA
- a CDS encoding PP2C family protein-serine/threonine phosphatase, which produces MAHNPWHRRERGRTLEGVAARPPQRDLDRQRLRHLLDAIGAVSSDMDTRTVLHRIVEAATDLVAARYGALGVLSESGKVIDLITVGIEDPHLCADMGMPQGHGLLHTMVDDREPLRVADVAAHPRSVGFPSGHPLMRTLIGVPLMVRGTVYGDLYLADKKDGTPFDDDDEGLLTALASAAGVSLENARLYEHLKRAAEHFQRRMLPVLPDLAPLEATARYEPASVLPRLGGDWYDAMTLPDGAICVVVGDVTGHDVEAAPLMGQIRNMLRALALDRGEPPGQVMSRLDHALTMFDDPPTATLVLGRIERGREGGGEYTFSWSNAGHLPPLLVGADGSARYLAPARHGIPVGIDASVSRYSHEHPLLPGSTLLLFTDGLVERRDQDIDTGLDDLAEQAARLVTAPLEELCDALISRSRQVFDDDVALLALRTPLDSPKRG; this is translated from the coding sequence ATGGCGCACAACCCGTGGCACAGGCGGGAGCGGGGCCGGACCCTGGAGGGCGTGGCCGCCCGGCCGCCGCAGCGTGACCTGGACCGGCAGCGGCTGCGCCACTTGCTGGACGCGATCGGGGCGGTCAGTTCCGACATGGACACCCGCACGGTGCTGCATCGCATCGTGGAGGCCGCCACCGACCTCGTGGCCGCGCGCTACGGGGCACTGGGCGTGCTCTCGGAGAGCGGCAAGGTCATCGACCTGATCACGGTGGGCATCGAAGACCCGCACTTGTGTGCCGACATGGGCATGCCGCAGGGCCACGGGCTGCTGCACACCATGGTGGACGACCGGGAGCCGCTGCGGGTGGCGGATGTGGCCGCGCACCCGCGTTCCGTCGGGTTTCCGTCCGGGCATCCGCTCATGCGGACCCTGATAGGTGTTCCGCTCATGGTGCGTGGCACCGTTTACGGCGACCTCTACCTCGCCGACAAGAAGGACGGCACACCCTTCGACGACGATGACGAGGGGCTGCTGACCGCGCTGGCCAGTGCGGCGGGCGTCAGTCTCGAGAACGCCCGCCTTTACGAGCATCTGAAACGCGCCGCCGAGCACTTCCAGCGTCGCATGCTGCCCGTTCTTCCCGACCTTGCGCCGCTCGAGGCGACCGCCCGCTACGAACCGGCCTCGGTTCTGCCCAGGTTGGGCGGAGACTGGTACGACGCCATGACCCTTCCCGACGGCGCCATCTGCGTGGTGGTGGGCGACGTGACCGGCCACGATGTCGAGGCCGCCCCGCTGATGGGCCAGATCCGCAACATGCTGCGGGCACTCGCCCTCGACCGGGGCGAGCCGCCCGGCCAGGTCATGTCGAGACTGGACCATGCCCTGACGATGTTCGACGATCCGCCCACGGCCACCCTGGTACTCGGCCGCATCGAGCGTGGCCGTGAAGGGGGCGGGGAGTACACGTTCAGCTGGAGCAACGCGGGGCATCTGCCGCCGCTGCTGGTCGGCGCGGACGGCAGCGCGCGCTACCTCGCCCCCGCTCGCCACGGCATCCCGGTGGGCATCGATGCGTCCGTCTCCCGGTACAGCCACGAACACCCCCTTCTGCCCGGCAGCACCCTGCTGCTGTTCACCGACGGGCTGGTCGAGCGTCGCGACCAGGACATCGACACCGGACTTGACGACCTCGCCGAGCAGGCCGCACGCCTGGTCACGGCCCCACTGGAGGAACTGTGCGACGCCCTGATCAGCCGAAGCCGGCAGGTGTTCGACGACGATGTCGCCCTGCTCGCCCTGCGCACCCCCTTGGACAGCCCAAAAAGGGGGTGA
- a CDS encoding STAS domain-containing protein: MRTNIIRHETMMVSYDLVNGWTVVEVDGDVDAHTAPMIREAVIRLVDEGHRHFVLDLGFVTFMDSMGLGVIVAITKRIREHKGSLRIASVSVRVLKIFDLSGMRESYDIYPTTPEATQSVPASGSLAHWPHRSSH, from the coding sequence ATGCGAACGAACATCATCCGGCACGAGACCATGATGGTGAGCTACGACTTGGTCAACGGCTGGACGGTCGTCGAAGTCGACGGTGACGTGGACGCGCATACCGCCCCCATGATCCGCGAAGCAGTCATCAGGCTTGTCGACGAGGGGCACCGCCACTTCGTACTGGACCTGGGCTTCGTCACCTTCATGGACTCGATGGGGCTGGGCGTGATCGTGGCGATCACCAAACGCATCCGTGAACACAAAGGTTCGCTGCGTATCGCATCCGTCTCCGTCCGGGTACTCAAGATCTTCGACCTCAGCGGCATGCGCGAGAGCTACGACATCTACCCGACGACACCGGAAGCGACGCAATCCGTTCCCGCGTCCGGCAGCCTCGCGCACTGGCCGCATCGCTCCTCCCACTGA
- a CDS encoding DUF488 domain-containing protein: MAKQITYRRVYEEPSPKDGKRVLVDRVWPRGMRKEEARLDEWLRDVAPSTELRKWYGHEPGRFAEFRRRYLAELRDAGHREAVEHLRALAGNDRLMLLTATKDVDHSQAAVLAEWLTKSR, from the coding sequence ATGGCCAAACAGATCACCTATCGCCGAGTCTACGAGGAGCCCTCCCCGAAGGACGGCAAGCGCGTGCTGGTCGACCGTGTCTGGCCGCGAGGCATGCGCAAGGAGGAGGCGCGTCTGGACGAGTGGCTCCGCGATGTCGCCCCGTCGACCGAACTGCGTAAGTGGTACGGCCATGAACCCGGTCGCTTCGCCGAGTTCCGCCGCCGCTACCTCGCGGAACTGCGTGACGCTGGACACCGCGAGGCAGTCGAGCATCTGCGTGCTCTGGCTGGGAACGACAGGCTCATGCTGCTGACCGCCACCAAGGACGTGGACCACAGCCAGGCCGCCGTCCTCGCCGAGTGGCTGACCAAGAGCCGCTGA
- a CDS encoding NAD(P)/FAD-dependent oxidoreductase → MAKATFVIAGASLAGAKGAEALRGHGFEGRIVLIGDEPEPPYERPPLSKGYLQGKQDRETIFVHPLQWYTDHDIELRLDTTVTALDRHRRTVTVSGGETIGYDKLLLATGASPRRLPVPGADFDEVLHLRRVGDCERIRSTLRTASRMVFVGGGWIGLEVASAARTAGVEVTVLEAGELPLLRVLGPQIAPVFADLHREHGVDLRVSAQVTEIAGTGQKAAGVLLADGTRIDADAVLVGIGAVPHTQLATDSGLQVDNGVVVDASLRSSDPHIYAVGDVANAFHRGLDRHIRLEHWANALHQPETAARSMLGERSIYDRVPYFFTDQYDLGMEYAGYAEPGKYDDVVVRGDLSRREFLAFWLADGRVLAGMNVNVWDVNDTIQHLIRSGNQIDRDKLADPDLPLDQLIPN, encoded by the coding sequence ATGGCCAAGGCCACGTTCGTGATCGCCGGGGCGAGCCTGGCCGGCGCCAAGGGCGCCGAAGCACTGCGCGGGCACGGCTTCGAGGGCCGGATCGTACTCATCGGGGATGAGCCGGAGCCGCCGTACGAACGCCCGCCGCTGTCCAAGGGGTATCTGCAGGGCAAGCAGGACCGCGAGACGATCTTCGTCCACCCTCTTCAGTGGTACACCGACCACGACATCGAGCTACGGCTGGACACCACCGTCACCGCGCTCGACCGCCACCGGCGCACGGTCACCGTCTCCGGTGGCGAGACGATCGGCTACGACAAGCTGCTGCTGGCCACCGGCGCCTCCCCGCGTCGCCTCCCGGTACCTGGCGCGGACTTCGACGAAGTGCTCCACCTGCGCCGCGTCGGCGACTGCGAACGCATCCGATCGACGTTGCGGACCGCCTCCCGCATGGTCTTCGTCGGCGGAGGCTGGATCGGCCTCGAAGTGGCCTCCGCCGCCCGGACCGCCGGCGTCGAGGTCACCGTCCTGGAAGCGGGCGAACTGCCCCTGCTGCGCGTCCTGGGCCCACAGATCGCGCCCGTGTTCGCCGACCTCCACCGGGAACACGGCGTCGACCTGCGAGTCAGCGCGCAGGTCACCGAGATCGCCGGCACCGGCCAGAAGGCCGCCGGGGTTCTGCTGGCCGACGGGACCCGCATCGACGCCGACGCTGTCCTGGTCGGCATCGGCGCCGTCCCCCACACCCAACTGGCCACCGACTCCGGTCTGCAGGTCGACAACGGCGTCGTGGTCGACGCCTCCCTGCGCAGCTCCGACCCGCACATCTACGCGGTCGGTGACGTGGCCAACGCCTTTCACCGCGGGCTGGACAGACACATCCGCCTGGAGCACTGGGCCAACGCCCTGCACCAGCCCGAGACGGCCGCCCGCTCCATGCTGGGCGAGCGGTCGATCTACGACCGGGTGCCGTACTTCTTCACCGACCAGTACGACCTGGGCATGGAGTACGCGGGCTATGCAGAACCCGGAAAGTACGACGACGTCGTCGTACGTGGCGACCTGTCCCGACGCGAGTTCCTCGCCTTCTGGCTGGCCGACGGACGTGTACTGGCCGGCATGAACGTCAATGTCTGGGACGTCAACGACACGATCCAGCACCTGATCCGCTCCGGCAACCAGATCGACCGGGACAAACTCGCAGATCCGGACCTACCACTGGACCAGCTCATCCCCAACTGA
- the tal gene encoding transaldolase codes for MVDVLTRLSKSGVSIWLDDLSRQRLTDGSLAQLVRDRHVVGVTTNPTIFAKAITGSDTYSPQIKDLALRSVEVGEALRALTTFDVRWACDVLHPAYEASDTVDGRVSIEVDPRNAHDTARTVAEARALWWLVDRPNLFVKIPAAKQGLEAISACLAEGISINVTLLFSLERYDAVAEAFLTGMERARDKGHDLSEIASVASFFVSRVDTEIDRRLDRLGGDRAAALRGRAAVANARIAYEHYEHTLATDRWKRLERAGARPQRLLWASTGVKDPAYADTRYVMDLVAPDVVNTMPEATLNAVADHGVLPTGSIRDTYGEAHDILDELARLGIEYADVVQTLEDEGVQKFDASWDELAGKLAESLTTPAASGREAADKSRKDA; via the coding sequence ATCGTGGATGTGCTTACCCGCCTGTCGAAGAGTGGGGTGTCCATCTGGCTCGACGACCTGAGCCGGCAAAGACTGACCGACGGCAGCCTGGCGCAGTTGGTCAGGGACCGGCATGTCGTGGGCGTGACGACGAACCCGACGATCTTCGCGAAGGCCATCACGGGCAGCGACACCTACTCCCCTCAGATCAAGGACCTGGCGCTGCGCTCCGTCGAGGTGGGCGAGGCACTGCGGGCCCTGACCACGTTCGACGTGCGCTGGGCCTGCGATGTGCTGCATCCGGCCTACGAGGCAAGCGACACCGTGGACGGGCGGGTCTCGATCGAGGTCGACCCCAGGAACGCGCATGACACCGCCCGCACGGTCGCCGAAGCGCGGGCGCTGTGGTGGCTGGTGGACCGGCCGAATCTGTTCGTGAAGATCCCGGCAGCCAAGCAGGGCCTGGAAGCGATCAGCGCGTGTCTGGCCGAGGGCATCAGCATCAACGTCACGCTGCTGTTCTCGCTGGAGCGCTACGACGCTGTCGCGGAGGCGTTCTTGACCGGCATGGAACGCGCCCGCGACAAAGGGCACGACCTGTCCGAGATCGCGTCCGTGGCGTCGTTCTTCGTCTCCCGGGTGGATACCGAGATCGACCGGCGGCTCGACCGCCTGGGCGGCGACCGGGCCGCCGCCCTGCGCGGGCGGGCCGCGGTCGCCAATGCCCGGATCGCCTACGAGCACTACGAGCACACCCTCGCCACGGACCGGTGGAAGCGCCTGGAACGGGCCGGTGCCAGACCGCAGCGCCTGCTGTGGGCTTCCACGGGCGTGAAGGACCCGGCCTACGCCGACACCCGCTACGTGATGGACCTGGTCGCCCCCGACGTCGTCAACACCATGCCTGAGGCGACACTCAACGCCGTTGCCGACCACGGCGTGCTCCCGACCGGCAGCATCCGCGACACCTACGGCGAGGCACACGACATCCTCGACGAACTGGCCCGACTTGGCATCGAGTACGCCGACGTCGTCCAGACGCTGGAGGACGAGGGCGTGCAGAAGTTCGACGCCAGCTGGGACGAGCTGGCCGGGAAACTCGCTGAGAGCCTGACCACGCCGGCAGCATCCGGACGCGAAGCGGCCGACAAGAGCAGGAAGGACGCGTGA
- a CDS encoding universal stress protein, whose amino-acid sequence MTQSTTRAPVVVGTDGSGASELAMRFALQEAQLRSTSVRAVCAYDFTVTRATMSGWLTVPDSYDLDTQIRDATYESIARTVEEARQELGGPPVEVEIKVEPGRPAQVLLDASADACLLVVGSRGSGAWGRLTLGSTSTEVVHHAHLPVVVVPSRTHAEPT is encoded by the coding sequence ATGACGCAGTCCACCACTCGTGCACCCGTCGTGGTGGGAACCGATGGCTCAGGAGCTTCGGAACTCGCCATGCGTTTCGCCCTGCAGGAGGCACAACTGCGCAGTACCAGCGTGCGTGCCGTGTGTGCGTACGACTTCACCGTCACCAGGGCAACTATGTCCGGCTGGCTGACCGTGCCGGATTCCTACGATCTGGACACACAGATACGTGACGCCACCTACGAGTCCATCGCCCGCACGGTGGAAGAGGCCAGGCAGGAGTTGGGCGGTCCTCCCGTCGAAGTGGAGATCAAGGTGGAGCCGGGTCGTCCCGCGCAGGTCCTGCTGGACGCGAGCGCAGACGCCTGCCTCCTGGTCGTGGGCAGCAGAGGCTCTGGGGCGTGGGGACGCCTCACCCTGGGTTCCACCAGCACCGAGGTCGTGCATCACGCCCACCTCCCCGTCGTCGTCGTGCCGTCCAGGACGCATGCAGAACCAACCTGA
- a CDS encoding SpoIIE family protein phosphatase codes for MLCSDGVTETRDAAGEFSPIEEGLRGWADVSPWKVARKLTADLRRYTDGEQRDDITALVVRKVN; via the coding sequence CTGCTCTGCAGCGACGGCGTCACCGAGACACGTGACGCCGCCGGCGAGTTCTCTCCCATCGAAGAGGGACTGCGGGGCTGGGCGGATGTGTCCCCATGGAAGGTGGCCCGCAAACTGACCGCTGACCTGCGCCGATATACCGATGGCGAGCAGCGGGACGATATCACCGCGCTGGTGGTCCGCAAGGTCAACTGA
- a CDS encoding SpoIIE family protein phosphatase, whose amino-acid sequence MGGDAYEAGASPYGTRLLIGDVQGEGLPAVAAAFAVLGAFRETAQSEPTRTAVADALGAAVERHNAFAARSGPERFVTALRFPVRRDTPALQRRRHRDT is encoded by the coding sequence GTGGGCGGAGACGCCTACGAGGCCGGGGCCTCACCCTACGGAACGCGTCTGCTCATCGGCGACGTTCAGGGCGAGGGCTTGCCCGCGGTGGCAGCTGCCTTCGCGGTGCTCGGCGCGTTTCGGGAAACCGCCCAGAGTGAGCCTACGCGCACGGCTGTCGCCGACGCCCTGGGGGCGGCGGTGGAGCGGCACAACGCCTTCGCGGCGCGGTCCGGGCCCGAGCGCTTCGTTACCGCGCTGCGCTTTCCCGTACGGCGCGACACTCCTGCTCTGCAGCGACGGCGTCACCGAGACACGTGA
- a CDS encoding helix-turn-helix transcriptional regulator — translation MPPAPRSPRRREVLDELRAAPAPLGVTEVAERIGVHPNTVRFHLDALVAEGLIERQLEEPAGPGRPRTVYAPQPGMDRGGTRSYRLLAQILLSHLASTGPDNAHRAAMEAGRAWGRFLIDPVPPYHRPTAEESAVRLTALLDDLGFSPTPEGGGDGGAPERIRLRHCPFLELAQEHGQLVCSVHLGLMQGALAELRAPMAADRLEPFAEPDSCLAHLAPAPPAGSATA, via the coding sequence ATGCCCCCCGCGCCGAGGAGCCCTCGCCGCCGTGAGGTGCTGGACGAACTGCGTGCCGCCCCGGCGCCTCTGGGCGTGACGGAGGTCGCCGAACGGATCGGCGTCCACCCCAACACCGTGCGCTTCCATCTGGACGCACTGGTGGCCGAGGGCCTGATCGAGCGGCAGCTCGAAGAGCCCGCCGGCCCCGGCCGGCCTCGCACCGTCTACGCGCCGCAGCCGGGAATGGACCGCGGAGGCACCCGGAGCTACCGCCTGCTGGCCCAGATCCTGCTCAGCCACCTGGCGTCGACCGGACCCGACAACGCACACCGGGCCGCCATGGAGGCCGGCCGGGCGTGGGGCCGCTTCCTGATCGACCCCGTACCGCCCTACCACCGTCCCACGGCCGAGGAGTCGGCGGTCCGGCTCACGGCCCTGCTGGACGATCTCGGCTTCTCACCCACGCCAGAAGGGGGCGGCGACGGCGGGGCGCCGGAGCGGATCCGGCTGCGGCACTGCCCCTTCCTCGAACTTGCCCAGGAGCACGGGCAGCTGGTCTGCTCCGTGCATCTGGGGCTGATGCAGGGGGCGTTGGCCGAGCTGCGGGCACCGATGGCGGCAGACCGCCTGGAACCGTTCGCCGAACCGGACTCCTGCCTCGCCCATCTGGCACCCGCGCCCCCTGCCGGCTCCGCCACCGCCTGA
- the fdxA gene encoding ferredoxin produces the protein MTYVIAQPCVDVKDKACIEECPVDCIYEGQRSLYIHPDECVDCGACEPVCPVEAIFYEDDVPGEWRDYYRANVEFFDVLGSPGGASKLGLIERDHPLIAALPPQGQAAS, from the coding sequence ATGACGTATGTGATCGCACAGCCGTGTGTGGACGTGAAGGACAAGGCGTGCATCGAGGAGTGCCCCGTCGACTGCATCTACGAGGGACAGCGCTCGCTCTACATCCACCCCGACGAATGCGTCGACTGCGGGGCCTGCGAGCCGGTCTGTCCTGTCGAGGCGATCTTCTACGAGGACGACGTGCCAGGTGAGTGGCGGGACTACTACAGGGCCAACGTGGAGTTCTTCGACGTGCTCGGCTCACCCGGGGGCGCGTCCAAGCTGGGCCTGATCGAGCGTGACCATCCGCTGATCGCCGCGCTCCCGCCCCAGGGACAGGCGGCGAGCTGA
- a CDS encoding DUF2249 domain-containing protein gives MTSPSEIYIESTETDPVVRAQSVLQQTNQRLQGRLATLTEIDPVADAGESVRTAVSDFCTGELLRYLSACDQTLYAAAAGAAETRLLVRALRTTASVVRQHIDKLSSADGAASAAVIARATEAVLRAHLAVERSVLLPALVRLPGADLPALVADLDTLLGGGRLESPAVIDVREIPHGQRHPRIFTRFARLAPGETFTLVNNHDPKPLHHEFQSAHPGTFTWEYVESGPEQWQVRIGRQAGSDD, from the coding sequence ATGACGTCGCCTTCCGAGATCTACATCGAGTCGACCGAGACCGACCCGGTGGTCCGGGCACAGAGCGTTCTGCAGCAGACCAACCAGCGGCTTCAGGGCCGGCTGGCCACGCTGACCGAGATCGACCCCGTCGCGGACGCCGGGGAGTCGGTCCGCACCGCCGTGAGCGACTTCTGCACCGGCGAACTGCTCCGTTACCTGAGCGCGTGCGATCAGACCCTGTACGCCGCCGCGGCGGGCGCGGCCGAGACCCGGCTGCTGGTCCGCGCGCTGCGCACCACCGCAAGCGTGGTACGCCAGCACATCGACAAGCTGTCCTCGGCCGACGGTGCAGCCTCCGCTGCCGTGATCGCGCGGGCCACCGAGGCTGTACTGCGTGCGCATCTCGCGGTGGAGCGGAGTGTGCTGCTGCCGGCCCTCGTCCGCCTTCCTGGTGCCGACCTGCCCGCTCTGGTCGCGGATCTGGACACGCTGCTCGGCGGCGGCCGGCTCGAGAGCCCCGCCGTCATCGACGTACGCGAGATCCCGCACGGCCAGCGGCACCCGCGGATCTTCACACGCTTCGCCCGCCTGGCACCGGGTGAGACCTTCACCTTGGTCAACAACCACGACCCCAAGCCGCTGCACCACGAGTTCCAGTCCGCCCACCCCGGCACCTTCACCTGGGAGTACGTCGAGTCGGGCCCCGAGCAATGGCAGGTCCGCATCGGCCGGCAGGCGGGCTCGGATGACTGA